The following are from one region of the Cytobacillus firmus genome:
- a CDS encoding YbaK/EbsC family protein, whose product MSIESVKAHFKKWDREQDVMEFDSSSATVEQAAETIGVCPAQIAKTLSFKGDGDEAILVVAAGDAKIDNKKFRKTFGYKARMLSAEGVLEQTGHAVGGVCPFGLKNDLEVYLDESMNRFETLFPACGSSNSAIELTPDEINTYSDAKAWVDVCKDWEDALIVERPLEKLTK is encoded by the coding sequence GTGTCAATTGAAAGCGTGAAAGCCCATTTTAAGAAATGGGACCGGGAACAGGATGTAATGGAGTTTGATTCTTCAAGTGCAACTGTGGAACAGGCTGCTGAAACAATCGGTGTCTGCCCTGCACAAATTGCCAAAACGCTTTCCTTTAAAGGTGATGGAGATGAAGCAATTCTAGTGGTGGCAGCAGGTGACGCGAAAATTGACAACAAAAAGTTCCGGAAAACGTTCGGATACAAAGCCCGTATGCTTTCAGCAGAGGGAGTTCTGGAACAGACCGGTCATGCTGTCGGCGGAGTGTGTCCATTTGGACTGAAGAATGACCTGGAAGTCTATCTGGATGAATCCATGAACAGATTCGAAACCCTTTTTCCTGCATGCGGAAGCAGCAATTCCGCCATTGAACTGACTCCTGATGAAATTAATACATATTCAGATGCCAAAGCCTGGGTGGATGTCTGCAAGGATTGGGAAGATGCACTGATCGTTGAACGGCCTTTGGAGAAACTAACGAAATAA
- a CDS encoding M20 family metallopeptidase — MGKNLIINQIDELQDDFNRISTYIGENPELGHEEYKACKALTEELRKHGFSVEIGTCGLPTAFTATYDSGKEGPVIGYMSEYDALPEVGHACGHNLIGTMGIAAGIGLSKVIHDTGGKVIVFGTPAEETKGGKVTMAEAGIFDALDAAIMVHPLDNYVKSGTSLAMDAIQFEFFGKSAHAAASPHLGINALDAVLQTFNSINALRQHIKPDARIHGIITEGGKAANVVPDYAVAQFYVRAAKREYVNELVEKVKKCAEGAALQTGAEMKWSFYEFSYDDMVTNSPLSEAFNKELISLGVNEEEIMEQKDGSGSLDMGNVSQAAPSIHPYIKICNEAYACHTHEFREAAMSEQAREAMILGAKAMALTGYEVLTNKELLKRVKEEFESKKALA; from the coding sequence ATGGGCAAAAATCTTATTATTAACCAAATCGATGAACTTCAAGATGATTTTAATAGAATAAGCACTTACATAGGCGAGAATCCCGAACTGGGGCATGAAGAGTACAAGGCATGCAAAGCTTTGACAGAGGAGCTCAGGAAGCATGGTTTCTCAGTGGAAATTGGCACATGCGGTCTCCCGACTGCTTTCACGGCTACTTATGACAGCGGGAAAGAAGGGCCTGTAATCGGATATATGTCTGAATATGATGCGTTGCCTGAAGTTGGGCATGCATGCGGCCATAATCTTATTGGGACAATGGGGATTGCTGCCGGAATCGGACTGAGCAAAGTGATTCATGATACCGGAGGAAAAGTCATTGTCTTTGGCACGCCGGCAGAGGAGACAAAGGGCGGCAAAGTGACCATGGCCGAGGCGGGTATTTTTGACGCTTTGGATGCAGCGATTATGGTTCATCCCCTCGACAATTATGTGAAGAGCGGTACATCACTGGCGATGGATGCGATTCAGTTTGAGTTTTTTGGAAAGTCAGCTCATGCAGCTGCCAGCCCGCATCTAGGAATTAATGCGCTGGATGCTGTTCTGCAAACGTTTAACAGCATAAATGCTTTGCGCCAGCATATCAAGCCTGATGCCAGGATTCATGGGATTATCACGGAAGGGGGCAAAGCGGCAAATGTTGTTCCCGATTATGCAGTCGCCCAATTTTATGTTCGTGCTGCGAAACGTGAATATGTAAATGAATTAGTCGAAAAGGTTAAGAAATGTGCTGAAGGGGCGGCACTGCAGACGGGTGCTGAAATGAAGTGGTCCTTTTATGAATTTTCTTATGATGATATGGTTACGAACAGCCCTTTATCAGAAGCATTTAATAAGGAACTGATTTCCCTTGGTGTGAATGAGGAGGAAATAATGGAGCAGAAGGATGGCTCAGGTTCACTTGACATGGGGAATGTCAGCCAGGCGGCACCTTCCATTCATCCTTATATTAAAATTTGCAACGAGGCATATGCCTGCCATACACATGAATTCCGGGAAGCTGCTATGAGTGAGCAGGCGAGAGAAGCCATGATCCTTGGAGCAAAGGCAATGGCACTTACAGGGTATGAAGTGTTAACAAATAAGGAACTTTTAAAAAGGGTCAAAGAAGAATTTGAGTCGAAAAAGGCATTAGCATAA
- a CDS encoding LysR family transcriptional regulator has translation MHYDALKTFVTLAEVKNFTKTAELLLMSQPSVSLHIKNLEKEFQTKLFQRSPKYLKITPSGEILYDRAKQMITIYEQTRQEILDQQHIIKGDLKIAASFTIGEYILPPLLLDLQKEYPELNLQITIANTEEVVQSTRSHHVDIGLIEGQTNEKELIVTPFLEDELFIVTSNQHPLAQKEEATIADLQDQAWIMRENGSGTREYFNHVVRSNGLKVKSLLTISSNQGIKETLINGLGMSILSGSVVARDVKQNNLSIIKVKNQQFKRTLSYVLSPIMQEKRNVSIFIEALSEKWHRK, from the coding sequence TTGCATTATGACGCGTTAAAAACTTTCGTCACCTTGGCTGAGGTGAAAAATTTCACCAAGACGGCAGAGCTCCTTCTCATGTCTCAGCCCAGTGTCAGCCTCCATATCAAAAATCTGGAGAAGGAATTTCAAACAAAACTCTTTCAGCGTTCTCCAAAATACTTGAAGATTACGCCCAGCGGTGAAATATTATATGACAGGGCCAAGCAGATGATTACCATTTATGAGCAAACCAGGCAGGAAATTTTAGATCAGCAGCATATCATTAAAGGAGATCTTAAAATTGCGGCCAGTTTCACAATAGGGGAATACATCCTTCCTCCCCTTCTGCTTGATTTGCAGAAGGAATATCCTGAACTGAATCTCCAGATTACGATTGCCAACACGGAGGAAGTTGTCCAGTCCACACGCTCCCATCATGTCGATATCGGCTTAATTGAGGGCCAGACAAATGAAAAAGAGCTTATCGTGACTCCCTTTTTAGAGGATGAATTATTTATTGTGACCTCCAATCAGCATCCCCTGGCACAAAAAGAAGAAGCAACCATTGCCGACCTCCAGGATCAGGCCTGGATCATGAGAGAAAACGGCTCAGGAACGAGGGAATATTTTAACCATGTGGTCAGATCAAATGGTCTTAAGGTGAAATCACTCCTGACAATCTCAAGCAACCAGGGAATAAAAGAAACACTCATCAATGGGCTGGGAATGAGCATTCTTTCCGGAAGTGTAGTCGCAAGAGACGTAAAACAAAACAACCTGTCTATCATCAAGGTGAAAAATCAGCAATTCAAACGCACTCTGTCCTATGTACTTTCTCCCATTATGCAGGAAAAAAGGAATGTCAGCATTTTTATCGAAGCTCTCAGCGAAAAATGGCATCGTAAATAA
- a CDS encoding assimilatory sulfite reductase (NADPH) flavoprotein subunit: protein MQLQVMNSPFNQEQTELLNRLLPTLSETQSLWLSGYLAAIQSSSLQAAPAVEERPAQAAAPAIPKEVTILFGSQTGNAQSLAKKAGKTLEERGFQVTVSAMSDFKPNNLKKVKNLLIVVSTHGEGDPPDNALTFHEFILGKRAPKLEDFRYSVLALGDSSYEFFCQTGKDFDKRLEELGGTRITPRVDCDLDFEEPAAVWAEAVIAGLSEGESSSPSLSAASVSASAPAESVYSRSNPFRAEVLENINLNGRGSNKETRHLEISLEGSGLTYQPGDSLGVYPENEPELVDLLLAEMNWDPEEAVRVKEETVTLKEALSSHFEITVLTKPLVEKAAKLSNNEELHQLASDSSRLKSYIDGRDLVDLVRDFKPWNSSAQEFVSILRKMPARLYSISSSFEANPDEVHLTIGAVRYDAHGRERKGVCSILCSERLQPGDILPVFIQHNENFKLPENPETPIIMVGPGTGIAPFRSFMQEREENGAEGKSWLFFGDQHFVTDFLYQTEWQKWLKDGVLSKLDVAFSRDDDEKVYVQHRMQENSRELFEWLEEGASVYICGDEKNMAHDVHNTLIDIIEKEGGMSREQAAEYLADMQKNKRYQRDVY, encoded by the coding sequence TTGCAACTTCAGGTAATGAACAGTCCGTTTAACCAGGAGCAGACAGAGCTCCTGAATCGTCTTCTCCCGACTTTGTCAGAGACTCAATCCCTATGGCTGAGCGGTTATCTTGCCGCGATACAGTCCTCATCACTGCAGGCTGCCCCGGCAGTGGAAGAGCGTCCAGCACAGGCAGCGGCCCCGGCTATTCCAAAAGAAGTGACCATTCTATTTGGATCACAAACCGGGAATGCGCAGAGTCTGGCAAAAAAAGCCGGGAAAACGCTTGAGGAGAGAGGTTTTCAAGTAACCGTATCTGCCATGAGCGATTTTAAGCCCAATAACCTAAAAAAGGTCAAAAACCTGTTAATTGTCGTCAGTACTCACGGTGAGGGTGACCCACCGGATAACGCATTAACATTCCATGAATTCATTCTCGGAAAAAGAGCTCCAAAACTTGAAGACTTCCGTTACTCAGTTTTAGCACTTGGCGATAGCTCATATGAATTCTTCTGCCAGACTGGGAAGGATTTTGATAAACGTCTCGAGGAGCTTGGCGGAACGAGAATAACTCCAAGGGTAGATTGTGATCTTGATTTCGAAGAGCCTGCAGCAGTGTGGGCAGAAGCTGTAATAGCCGGCTTGAGTGAAGGGGAAAGCAGCAGTCCTTCTCTTTCAGCAGCTTCAGTTTCAGCTTCAGCACCTGCCGAGTCAGTTTATTCCCGTTCCAACCCATTCAGGGCAGAAGTGCTTGAGAATATTAATCTCAATGGCCGCGGCTCCAATAAAGAAACACGCCATCTGGAGATTTCGTTAGAAGGCTCAGGCCTGACGTATCAGCCTGGTGACAGCCTTGGGGTATACCCGGAAAATGAACCTGAATTGGTTGACCTGCTCTTAGCTGAAATGAACTGGGATCCTGAGGAAGCAGTCAGAGTGAAGGAGGAAACAGTAACATTAAAAGAAGCACTTTCGTCTCACTTTGAGATTACTGTCCTGACCAAACCGCTTGTAGAAAAGGCTGCAAAGCTTTCCAATAATGAAGAGCTGCACCAGCTTGCCTCAGACAGCAGCCGATTGAAATCCTATATCGATGGCCGCGATTTAGTTGATTTAGTCCGAGACTTTAAGCCATGGAACAGTTCGGCACAGGAGTTTGTCTCTATACTGCGCAAGATGCCTGCGCGTCTATATTCTATTTCCAGCAGCTTTGAGGCGAATCCTGATGAAGTACATTTAACTATCGGTGCAGTCCGCTATGATGCCCATGGCCGTGAACGCAAAGGGGTCTGTTCCATTTTATGTTCGGAGCGTCTCCAGCCTGGCGATATTCTGCCGGTATTTATTCAGCACAATGAAAACTTTAAACTGCCTGAAAATCCGGAGACACCAATTATTATGGTTGGACCCGGAACAGGAATTGCACCGTTCCGATCCTTTATGCAGGAGCGTGAAGAAAACGGGGCGGAAGGAAAGTCCTGGCTATTCTTCGGCGACCAGCATTTTGTAACAGATTTTCTTTATCAGACTGAATGGCAAAAGTGGCTCAAGGATGGAGTCTTGTCGAAGCTGGATGTCGCTTTTTCCCGTGATGATGATGAAAAGGTTTATGTTCAGCATAGAATGCAGGAAAACAGCAGGGAGTTATTCGAGTGGCTTGAGGAAGGTGCGTCTGTATACATCTGCGGCGATGAGAAAAACATGGCGCATGATGTCCATAACACGCTCATAGATATTATTGAAAAAGAAGGAGGAATGAGCCGCGAACAGGCTGCGGAATATCTGGCCGATATGCAGAAAAATAAACGCTACCAGCGCGACGTATATTGA